One Diospyros lotus cultivar Yz01 chromosome 1, ASM1463336v1, whole genome shotgun sequence genomic window carries:
- the LOC127797493 gene encoding uncharacterized protein LOC127797493: MDMTEAGSQRKLQLQELEELRLEAYENSRIYKEKTKAAHDKFIIKKEFEVGQKVLLYNSRLKLMPVELMDESTARRFTKVSKVMDKSWMSAKKWSEVYVHGVQSFMKFVRDNMGQDCEIRCPCENCLNLDKRSQKEVLRHLLERGIDRDYIRWIYHGERSEYKIPDSVHDDEMTYEQDDGVEDMLADLGNFTENNLRSDVDGDFINRGLENFEQILNESQQELYPGCSKASKLSFIIMILHLKVFNKWSKKSVDMLLAYLKSIFPDGEVLPNFEYEAKKVLQDLGLGYVPIHACKYDCALFWKEFQNQQECPVCGTSRWKLNDAKGKKIPHKILQYFPLKPRLQRLFMSSKTATDMRWHKNNWIDDKNLLRHPSDSKAWKELDKEYPWFAEDPRNVRLGLATDGFNPFGNMSNSYSMWPVILIPYNLPPWKCMKESFFMMSLLIPGPQAPGKDIDVYMQPLIDELKELWANDVLTYDAASRKNFQMHAALLWTINDFLAYGNLSGWSTKGYLACPVCNKHTYSQKLRSKICYMGHRRYLPRDHCWRKSRKFDGKAEYGMAHKDLSGEDVLHQLESINVTLGKHPTNKKRKRNPEELNWTKRRKTKDTLKARKDLEDMKIRKELHLKKRDDGSYIIPPACYTLSKEEKQKFCEFLKSVKFPDNYASNISRCANVSDGKISGLKSHDCHVLLQRLLPCGIRGCLSKDVSNVLVELGDFFKRICCKTLKIDELETMQQEITLILCKLEMIFPPAFFDIMVHLAIHLPNESILGGPIQYRWMFPIERFLGTLKSYVRNRACPECSIAEAYIVNECLTFCSMYLQGIETKFNQEERNFDVAENCGLPIFSQRFRPIGGEIYGGLTEKELNLAHCLAIRMHNRKLEQENAINLVKSQKEHFPSWFRQQITHLYNIKAPEETEALYSLACGPQVVMKYTGCIINGVRFHVQERDTRLRSQNSGVVVEGNHGDDVLSFYGVLKDIIQIDYIKEKHVILFKCDWFDVSNKRSCIQKDGNITSINVTKKWYQHDPFVLASQVNQVFYINDMKLGENWKIVQRFRHRHVYDILENENIDAEEDDANDEVRQDGESLEGGVISIEDHGMAPLLRDDVNPSVVEASGVHNLGGNMQMEQEYDDFILDDDDEDDTASNCSDNEELEPIDEYSDLEL, translated from the exons AAAGTGTCCAAAGTCATGGATAAAAGCTGGATGTCTGCCAAAAAATGGTCTGAGGTTTATGTGCATGGAGTTCAGTCTTTCATGAAATTTGTTAGAGATAATATGGGTCAAGATTGTGAAATTCGATGTCCTTGTGAAAATTGTTTAAACTTAGACAAAAGAAGCCAAAAAGAAGTACTTAGACATCTCCTAGAGCGAGGTATAGACAGAGATTATATTCGGTGGATCTATCATGGGGAACGCTCTGAGTATAAAATTCCTGATAGTGTTCATGATGATGAAATGACATATGAGCAAGATGATGGAGTGGAAGATATGCTAGCTgacttaggaaattttactGAAAACAATCTTAGAAGTGATGTTGACGGTGATTTTATTAATAGAGGCCTTGAAAACTTTGAGCAAATATTAAATGAATCTCAACAAGAATTATATCCAGGTTGCTCTAAAGCATCAAAACTCTCTTTCATCATTATGATTCTCCATTTGAAGGTATTCAATAAATGGAGCAAGAAATCAGTAGACATGTTGTTAGCATATTTGAAAAGCATATTTCCTGACGGTGAGGTGCTTCCAAATTTTGAATATGAAGCAAAAAAAGTCTTACAAGACTTAGGATTAGGATATGTTCCTATTCATGCATGTAAGTATGATTGTGCACTATTTTGGAAAGAGTTTCAAAATCAACAAGAATGTCCAGTTTGTGGTACCTCTAGATGGAAGCTTAATGATgctaaaggaaaaaagatacCACATAAGATACTGCAATACTTTCCATTGAAACCAAGGCTCCAACGATTATTTATGTCAAGCAAGACAGCTACAGATATGAGGTGGCACAAGAATAATTGGATTGATGATAAGAATTTGTTGAGACATCCGTCTGACTCAAAAGCTTGGAAGGAATTGGATAAGGAGTATCCATGGTTTGCTGAGGATCCTCGCAATGTTAGGTTAGGCTTAGCAACTGATGGTTTCAATCCTTTTGGTAATATGAGTAACTCTTATAGCATGTGGCCAGTAATCCTTATTCCATATAACTTACCTCCTTGGAAATGCATGAAAGAGTCATTTTTTATGATGTCCTTACTTATTCCTGGACCTCAAGCCCCTGGAAAGGACATTGATGTCTACATGCAACCATTGATAGATGAATTAAAAGAGTTGTGGGCCAATGATGTATTAACATATGATGCTGCTTCTAGAAAAAATTTCCAAATGCATGCTGCTTTGTTATGGACCATTAATGACTTCCTTGCATATGGGAATTTGTCAGGATGGAGCACCAAGGGTTACTTAGCATGCCCTGTTTGTAACAAGCATACATATTCTCAAAAATTGAGAAGCAAAATATGTTATATGGGTCATCGCCGATACTTGCCACGTGACCACTGTTGGAGGAAAAGTAGGAAATTTGATGGCAAGGCAGAATATGGAATGGCACATAAGGATTTGTCTGGTGAAGATGTGCTACATCAGCTAGAATCAATCAATGTCACACTAGGAAAGCATCCAACTAATAAAAAAAGGAAGCGTAATCCTGAAGAATTGAATTGGACTaaaagaa ggaaaacaaaagatACACTGAAGGCAAGAAAAGATTTGGAGGACATGAAAATTAGGAAAGAATTACACTTGAAGAAGAGAGATGATGGATCATATATAATACCACCAGCTTGTTATACGCTTTCCAAGGAAGAAAAACagaaattttgtgaatttttaaagtcagtaaaatttccagacaACTATGCTTCTAACATTTCTCGATGTGCTAATGTGAGTGATGGCAAGATATCAGGTTTGAAAAGCCACGATTGTCATGTTCTATTGCAACGTTTGCTACCTTGTGGAATACGTGGATGTTTGAGTAAGGATGTGTCTAATGTATTGGTTGAACTAGGAGATTTCTTTAAAAGAATCTGTTGTAAGACATTGAAGATAGATGAACTAGAGACCATGCAGCAAGAGATTACATTGATACTTTGCAAGCTTGAAATGATTTTTCCTCCGGCCTTTTTTGACATAATGGTACATTTGGCAATTCACCTCCCAAATGAATCCATCCTCGGTGGACCAATTCAATATCGATGGATGTTCCCAATTGAAAG ATTCTTGGGGACTCTAAAGAGTTATGTAAGAAATAGAGCATGTCCTGAATGTTCTATTGCAGAAGCTTACATTGTGAATGAATGCTTGACATTTTGTTCAATGTATTTGCAAGGAATTGAGACTAAATTTAATCAGGAAGAAAGAAATTTTGATGTGGCTGAGAATTGTGGGTTGCCTATTTTCTCACAAAGATTTAGGCCAATTGGAGGAGAAATATATGGTGGTCTAACTGAGAAAGAGCTCAATTTAGCTCATTG TCTTGCAATTAGAATGCACAATAGGAAGCTTGAGCAAGAAAATGCAATAAATCTTGTTAAAAGCCAAAAAGAACATTTCCCTTCATGGTTTAGACaacag ATAACACACTTATACAACATTAAAGCACCTGAAGAAACTGAGGCATTATATTCATTGGCATGTGGACCTCAAGTTGTTATGAAATATACTGGTTGTATAATAAATGGGGTTAGGTTTCACGTTCAGGAGCGTGATACTCGCCTTAGAAGTCAAAATAGTGGGGTAGTTGTTGAAGGAAACCATGGAGATGATGTCCTTAGCTTCTATGGAGTTCTCAAAGATATCATTCAAATAGATTACATCAAAGAAAAACATGTCATCCTCTTTAAGTGTGATTGGTTTGATGTTAGTAATAAAAGGTCATGTATACAGAAAGATGGTAACATAACAAGCATCAATGTCACAAAAAAATGGTATCAACATGATCCTTTTGTGCTAGCATCTCAAGTGAACCAAGTTTTCTACATCAATGACATGAAGTTAggggaaaattggaaaattgtGCAGCGATTTCGACATAGACATGTATATGACATACTTGAGAATGAAAACATAGATGCTGAAGAAGATGATGCCAATGATGAGGTGCGACAAGATGGAGAATCATTAGAGGGTGGGGTAATTTCAATTGAAGATCATGGAATGGCACCATTGCTTAGAGATGACGTCAATCCAAGTGTAGTAGAAGCTAGTGGTGTCCACAACTTGGGAGGCAACATGCAAATGGAGCAAGAATATGATGATTTCAttttggatgatgatgatgaagatgacacAGCCAGCAATTGTAGTGACAATGAGGAGTTGGAGCCTATTGATGAATATAGTGACCTTGAACTTTGA